In one Lolium rigidum isolate FL_2022 chromosome 3, APGP_CSIRO_Lrig_0.1, whole genome shotgun sequence genomic region, the following are encoded:
- the LOC124697856 gene encoding aspartic proteinase 36-like, whose protein sequence is MALAVLLAAATAAAAAAPALLLQRTRPLQGTHLDHMKELVQVDKERLSGNRGAFDFALQGMPGFPKPTFVTIVSKLIICRLYYARVKLGNPPKEYYVQFDTGSDIMWISGNPCTGCPKSSELKFPLELYNPNSSATSSRISCSDHRCIGALKTGYAICNSSHSPRNQCGYSFTYADGGATSGYYVTDTIYLDTILGNEGGVNSSATVLFGCSNSRTGIADGVIGFGKGAISVISQLSAQRLSGKVFSHCLKRSEYGGGILILGEVVKPGFVSTPLVTTQPRYNVNMKSITVNGKLLQINSSLFATSTAKGTVLDSGTTLTYLADGLYEPVISAIHAAVSPSVRSFVHIGIRYFVTRALSLFPTVTLYFEDGAAMKVGPESYLVRQGYYDNDDILCVGFQRSMEIEGYEQTTILGDLVLRDKIVVYNLDKMRVGWVDYDCSLLNTTTPFVASGSMGYHAPTYYISLIVAGVAVIMIAASQLFIYSTVSKQNGVIPSAFCKAKKH, encoded by the exons ATGGCGCTGGCGGTGCTTCTCGcggcggccaccgccgccgctgctgctgcgccgGCGCTGCTTCTGCAGCGTACGCGGCCGCTTCAGGGTACTCACCTCGACCACATGAAGGAGCTGGTCCAGGTGGACAAGGAGCGACTCTCCGGGAACAGGGGCGCGTTCGACTTCGCGCTGCAGGGCATGCCCGG ATTTCCCAAGCCGACA TTTGTGACTATTGTATCAAAATTAATAATTTGCAGGCTGTACTATGCACGCGTGAAATTGGGGAACCCACCGAAGGAGTATTATGTTCAGTTTGACACTGGAAGTGACATAATGTGGATTTCAGGCAACCCCTGTACTGGTTGCCCCAAATCAAGTGAGCTAAAA TTCCCACTGGAGTTGTACAACCCGAACTCTTCAGCAACTTCATCTAGGATCTCTTGCTCTGACCATAGGTGCATTGGTGCCCTCAAGACAGGGTATGCCATCTGTAATAGCTCGCACTCCCCAAGAAACCAATGTGGTTACAGCTTCACCTACGCTGATGGGGGAGCCACATCAGGATATTATGTGACTGACACCATTTACTTGGACACTATATTGGGAAATGAGGGGGGTGTCAATTCTTCTGCCACGGTCCTTTTTGG ATGCAGCAACTCCCGTACAGGGATTGCAGATGGTGTGATAGGATTTGGAAAAGGTGCAATATCTGTGATCTCCCAGCTAAGCGCTCAACGATTGTCTGGGAAAGTGTTCTCTCACTGCCTGAAGCGTTCAGAATATGGTGGTGGAATTCTCATTCTTGGTGAAGTTGTCAAGCCAGGATTTGTATCTACTCCGCTCGTTACAACACA GCCTCGTTACAACGTGAACATGAAGAGTATTACTGTCAATGGTAAACTGCTCCAAATTAATTCTTCCTTATTTGCGACATCAACTGCAAAGGGGACAGTGCTTGATTCAGGAACAACGCTAACTTACCTGGCAGATGGGCTCTACGAGCCTGTTATCAGTGCT ATACATGCTGCTGTCTCTCCTTCTGTGCGCTCTTTTGTTCACATTGGAATCCGATATTTTGT CACTAGGGCCCTCTCGTTATTTCCAACTGTGACACTATATTTTGAGGATGGTGCTGCAATGAAAGTGGGGCCAGAGAGCTATCTTGTGCGCCAGGGTTATTAT GACAATGATGATATATTGTGTGTTGGATTTCAAAGGAGCATGGAGATTGAGGGTTACGAGCAGACCACTATACTTGGAG ATCTTGTTCTACGTGACAAGATAGTTGTGTATAACTTGGACAAAATGCGCGTGGGTTGGGTAGACTATGATT GCTCCCTACTCAACACGACTACCCCCTTTGTCGCAAGTGGCTCGATGGGGTACCATGCACCAACATACTACATCAGCTTGATAGTTGCTGGAGTAGCCGTCATCATGATCGCAGCAAG